From the Paenibacillus sp. MMS20-IR301 genome, the window GATTTGTATAACGGCCTGCAGAGCTTCTCAGAGCTGCCCGGCGAGGTGAATAAGCTGCAGGAGAGCTACCAGCAGACTGCAGATGAGCTCCGCCAGACGAAGGAGGATCTCAGCACCGCAGTGGACGAGCTCGGGCAGACTAAGGAGCAGCTCAGCCAGTCCCTGGACCAGATGGCTGCCTATCAGGCCCAGAATGCCGCCCTGCAGGAGCAGAACCGCCAGCTCAGCCTGGTGGTGGACGAGCTTAAGAATGACCGCACAGCAAGGGAAAACTACTATCAGCGGATTAAGGTGACCGTGATTACCGGCCTGGCCCTAATTCTGGGATACTTTCTGCTGATCCGGCTGCTGCGCCTGACGATGCGCCACCGGTCCAGAAAAAGCGACCGCCTGCGCTAAACACGAAAGGGGGGATGAAGCATGAATGTTGACGTTCAGGATGAAGGCGACAGCGGCAGCGGCCAGGCCGTTGCCTTCACCGTCGCGGAGAATGAAGAGGTTCACGTGCTGCATCCGCAGCAGATTATAGCTTATCAAGGCCCCTCCTCCGGGCGGGCGGACCGGCTGATGGACGTTAAAGGAATGTACCGCAAGCGCAAGCTCATCCGCTCAGACATCACCGGTCCTTGCCGGTTCGTAGCTGCGCTCCCCCCCGGTTACCGGGTTAAGACGCTGCAGCTTGACGGCAAAAGCGACCTGCTGTATGACTTCAGGCACCTGTTCTTCTACAGCAAGGGAATTACAATGCAGACGAAAGTACTGAATATGAAGAATATGCTGATTACAAGGGATATTGTCAAAGTTAAATTCTCCGGGCACGGCAGCATCGGCATTCTGACGGAAGGCACAGTCTGTGAAGCTGAGCTTCACCCCTTTGAACCTCTTTATGTCGATGCCGGCAGTATCATTGCCTATCCGGAGAATGCGAAGCTTGAGCTTACGGTCTACGGCAACCACCTCGCGAGCCAGCATATGAGCTATCACTGGAAGATGACCGGCCACGGGCCGGTGCTGTTCCAGGCCGGACGGCAGAGCCGGCGCTTTGAGCGTGACAACAACGAAGACGGCATCGTCAAACGGTTCCTGCGTGAAGCTCTGCCCTTTGGCGGAGTATTCATTAAGTAAGTCACTATATTGAACGGCAAAGAGCGCCCGGGCATACTGCTGCGGGCGCTCTTTACTATGATACAGCGTGGATATGGCTTGATCCGGGTGAGATTAAGCCAGATAAGCGTTCAGCATCCAGGCAGTCTTCTCTACGCTTGTTCTGATGCCGATCAGCAGGTCTGCAGTAGGCTGGTCGCTAAGCTCTTCTGCTGAAGAGATCGCCTGCTTCAGTTCTTCAGCCACAGCAGCAAAGTCCTTAATCAGCTGGGCAACCATTTCCTTAGCGCTTTCGCCGCCGGTGGCTTCCTTCAGCTCGGAGAGGGCCAGGTACTGCGTCATTGTAGAGGCAGGTTGTCCGCCAATGGCAAGCAGGCGTTCAGCCAGCTCATCGACATAACCGGCAGCTTCATTATATAGCTCCTCAAATTTCTCATGCAGCGCGAAGAATTGTGCTCCGCTGACATACCAGTGGTAGTGATGCAGCTTCACTCCAAGCAGTGTCCAGTTCGCGGTCTGACGGTTAAGGGCAGCATGCAATTCGGTTTGACGTTTGACTTGTGTACTCATTCTAATAACCTCCCGGGATTTGTATTCTTGGTTTATTGTATTTAGACTCGTTCTAAATCTATATACAATTTAACACAATCTAAAGCTAATTGCAATCTGTTTAATGATGTAGTTACTGCAAATTCTAGCATTCCCCTCTCAGCAGCTCCTATTATTTCTGTCACAATCCTGTAAAAGCTTAGATATTGACATAAATCACCTTCTCCGGAAGAGAAGCTTACATTTCAGCCAACTTAGCAGCATCATCTGCTAATCACGAGAGCAGCCGGTTATAGCGGTGTGATCTCCGGCTCTGCTGCTTTACCCTTCCCGTTCCGGAAAATAGCCTTCATCTCTTCCCGTTTATTCTTGGGGCTAAGCACATATACCGTATCGCCCGGTTCGATGACCGTGCTGCCGTGCGGTGTAACGATACTCTTATTACGGATAATCGCTGTGAACAGAATATCCTCCGGCAGGCCGATCTGAGCAATCTGCATCCCGGCAACCGGCATATTCCGTTCAATCCCGATATGATTGAATTCCGAGCCGGTCCTGCCCAGCGCTACCAGCTCCATCAGCGAAGGCTGCGGCTCCTCCTGCGAGACCAGCTTAAGGCGCGAGGCCAGCGGTGAAATGGTCGTGCCCTGAATGACCGCAGAGGTCAGGACGACGAAGAACACTACATTGAAGAACAGCCGTCCCTGAGGCAGCCCCGCGAGCAGCGGGTAGGTCGCAAGGACAATCGGAACGGCACCTCTGAGGCCGGCCCAGGAGATCAGTATCTTTTCGCGGAAGGAGAACCTGGCAAAGATCAGACTCAGGAGTACTCCGGCAGGTCTCGCTGCAACCATCAGAATTACCGAGAGCAGCAGCCCCTGCCAGGCAATGCCCGCGAGCTCCTGCGGAAAGACCAGCAGGCCAAGCAGGATGAACATAGCAATCTGCATCATCCAGGCAAAGCCGTGATTGAAATTCATAATCGTCCGGTGATACATCAGCTCGGAATTGCCCAGCACCAGACCCAGAACATAGACAGCAAGCAGGCCGCTGCTGTGCAGCAACGCTGCCGTCCCGTAGGCCAGAACCGCAAATCCGATCGCCAGCACCGGATACAGGCCTGTAGAGTTCAGATTAATCCGGTTAATCAGATAGACTCCCAGCTTGCCGATGACAATTCCCAGCACCAGACCCATACCCATCTCCCAGAAAAAAGACAGCACAAGACCCCATATAGCCATACCGGGATGCTGGATCCATTCAAGCAGAGACACTGTGAGAAATACAGCCATAGGGTCATTGCTGCCCGATTCCGCCTCCAGCGTGGAGGTCAGGCGTTTATCGATGTTTTTGCCGCCAAGCACGGAGAATACGGCTGCCGCATCCGTTGAGCCGACAATCGCTCCGAACAGGAAGCTCTCCGCCCACGGCACACCCAGCACCAGTCTGGCGAACACGCCGGTAACCGCCGTTGTCAGAAGTACGCCTGCCGTCGCCAGTGACAAGGCCGGCTTCATCACCGGGCGGATATCCTTCATGCTGGTCTGCATTCCGCCTTCAAAGAGAATCACTACCAGCGCGAAAATCCCGGCCAGCTGGGTTAATGAAGCATTATTGAAATAGACGAAATGGCTGAGGACCATTCCGGCGGCAATGAACAGAACCAGGGCAGGCATTCCAAAGCGGGTGGAGAACTTCGTGGACAATACGCCGGTCAGCAGTAATGCCGCCAGCAACAGAATTATCTGATCTGCAAGATGAGTCATGGATCCGCTTCACACCTTTCTCCTAATTTCGGACAGCAAAAAACCCCGGTGGGTCATCCACGGAGGTTATTATGCCGGCCTTTATTCTCTTGAATACACCTGAAGCTCTTGAATTGACCAGTAGTTGCCGCCGGCACCGGTCTGCTGAATCCGGATATAGCGGGTTTTGACCGGTGAAAAGATGATTTTGGTCCGCTCCAGCTCCCCTTTACCCGCCGCCACCCTGCTCCAGCTCTGACCATCATCCGAGACCTGGACGGTATACCCCCGCGGATAATCATAGGAAGATAACGTATAATCAAGGTCTATAGCCTCCACAGTATGTGCTGAACCAAGGTCAATCTGGAAGTACTCGCCAGACGCCTGATGCTTGCCGGTATCCCAGCGTGTGCGCCGGTCCCCGTCAATTGCACTCACCGGATTCGAAGCCTCCGTATTCACGTTCGACGTAACCTTCCAGCCGGACCGCTCCAGCGGAACCAGTCCGGTGGCTGTAATCTGCGTCTCCGCAGATTTCACAGCAGAACCGGTTACTCTTACAGCATAAGTGTACAGCGTACCTTCCTGCAGGCGGCTGTCGGTATACTCCGTAGTCTTCAAGCCTGAAGCAATTACCTTCAGCTGCTCGCCCGGGCCGTCAGCCCGGAGCACTTCATAGCTTGCTCCGGGAGCCTCCAGCCAGCTTAAATGCATCGACATCCCTTTTACAGGTGCAGCTTTGAAGCCTTGCGGCGCCAAATCCGCCACTTCGGAGGAAGGCTCCAGAATATACTGCACCGCCTCTCCCGGAGCAAGCTTCTCGGTGAATTCCAGCACAGGTGAGGCATTTCTGCCGGTAATATAACTGTGTGCTTCTTCGTACGTATCCCCGCTGCCGAATCTTTCACCTTCATAGACTGTTTTCTTAGGCATCGTCACTTTGACGCTCACCGTCTGCTCGGTCTCCTCGAAATTCACCAAATTTACCAGCACCTTGTTCGAGGTTGCCCCGCTGCCTGCCAGCGGCTCAAGGGTGGACGTATCTACTGCCCGGACATATACCAGCTTGTCAGCCAGGTTATCCTTGTTCGTAATCTGATAGGTCAGCGGTGCCCCATGGGTGGCATAGGCCAGATCCAGCCGCCGCATGATGCTGACGCGTGAATCCTCACCCTTTTTGGTGTAGTAGATCTCCGTGTCCGCCGGATCATGCTCCTCCAGATTAAAGCCGTATTTGAACAGGCTGAAATTCTTGAAGAATGCGGCATGCTGCACGAACATATCCGCATAGCCGATATGCGCCCGCATAATCCGGTCGAACACCGCAGCTGTCTGCTGGGTCGCCCCGTACTGGTAAGCATCAACATGGGTATCCGAGGTACCGAACTCGGTGGTGAGCATTTTTTTGCTGAGGCCGTCGACTGCTCCGCCGAAGGTCTTGAGGTTCTCTGTAAAGCTGCCTCCCTGGCTGAAAATATAGGATTCACCATAGGAATGCCCGTTGGTTAGATCCGTCACTTCCTCCAGCTCAGCCCGCTGCTCCGGATCCCGTTCCCAGCCGTCGGGGTCTCCGCACTGTTTGAGTGCACCCTTCTGGTTGCCGCAGGAGTCCTCGCTGTATCCCGGCCAGTAAGCCCAGCCCGGTGCTACGGTCTGCAGATGCGGCGCAATTATTTTGCCCTTCTTGTTCAGCCAGTCTGCAACCGCCAGATTGACGGCCTTGGAGCGGTTGAACAGCCCCGGCTCATTATCCACCTCATAATACTGGAAATACGGGCTGTACTGCTCGAAATAATCGGTCAGCTTCTTCTCCGCATCCTCCGGCAGCGAACCATCCGCCTTGAGCTTAATATCGCCGGTGTACAAATAGAGGGCCACGGACTGCATATTGTAATCCTTCAGCACCTTGTAGTAATCGCCCATATTTTCGCAGGAGCGGCCGACATCACTGGCACAGCTGGTCCGCATAATATTGCCGCTGTAGGCAACACCCAGCCATTTCATAATATACGGCAGATGGGTAACTGCACCTTTGTCAAAATAAAACTGCTTATTATTCACCATCGTTCCGGTAAGCGTGTAGCTGCCGTGAATCGGCTCCTTAATCGGGCTTTTCAGCGATTCCAGGCTGAGCTCATCCCAAGTCCACCAGCTGTACTTATCCTCCGCCTCCGAGGAATAAATCCCGCGCGCGGTCCGCAGGGTCAGCTCGTTGTTTCCGCTGATAAGCTGCTCTTTAGGAATGTACAGCTCATAGGTTTTGCGGAAATCATACTTGCTGTCTGTCCCGGAAACTCCCGCAATCTGGATGATGCCGGACAGCTGCTTATTGGAGAACACACTCATCTGCGGCACCGATTTGTAAGCATCCAGAATGCTCACACGAAATAAGACCCCATTGACCGGGATCTTATCCAGCTTGTAAGTAATCCGCAGTTCAGGATTAGTGTCCCCGTGCAGCCCGGAAGGCACGGTCTTCAGCTCAGCTGCCTTGACTGCGGATGAAGCCAAGTTAATAACCTCTTTGGCTGAGGATGCGTCTGCAGCTGCAAATTCGGCAGCTGAGCCGTCATGCTGCCCGAGCCTCCACAGCACAGTCCCCTCCGGCATTGCCGGCCCTGCACCGCCGGCTGCCGACAACTCAGACATGTCAACCTCCACCTTGCCGCTCTTCGTCCCATCCTTGCCGAAGACCGAAACCGACAACAGAATCAAGATAATCAGTGCTGCAAATTTTAGTAGCAAAAGCTGGGGCTTGCCGGTTTTTTTGTTCGTCCTGGTCTTCATTCCCTTGTCCTCGCTTTCTGCCGGGGGCGGCTGACCTTATAGCGGTTAACGTAAAGCTGCAATTACAAGACCCGGCTTCATGATCTTAGGGAAGCATCAGCGCATTCCGGGGAATCACCGCCTGCTTCTGGCTCGGGCTCTGCCACATCAAACGGACACTGGCATCACCGTAATTCTCGAAATACTCCACTTTAATATCATAGGCTGTTGCTGCCGAGAGCACGATACTGCCCTCCCGGCTGATCCCGCTTTGCTTCTTCC encodes:
- a CDS encoding discoidin domain-containing protein produces the protein MSELSAAGGAGPAMPEGTVLWRLGQHDGSAAEFAAADASSAKEVINLASSAVKAAELKTVPSGLHGDTNPELRITYKLDKIPVNGVLFRVSILDAYKSVPQMSVFSNKQLSGIIQIAGVSGTDSKYDFRKTYELYIPKEQLISGNNELTLRTARGIYSSEAEDKYSWWTWDELSLESLKSPIKEPIHGSYTLTGTMVNNKQFYFDKGAVTHLPYIMKWLGVAYSGNIMRTSCASDVGRSCENMGDYYKVLKDYNMQSVALYLYTGDIKLKADGSLPEDAEKKLTDYFEQYSPYFQYYEVDNEPGLFNRSKAVNLAVADWLNKKGKIIAPHLQTVAPGWAYWPGYSEDSCGNQKGALKQCGDPDGWERDPEQRAELEEVTDLTNGHSYGESYIFSQGGSFTENLKTFGGAVDGLSKKMLTTEFGTSDTHVDAYQYGATQQTAAVFDRIMRAHIGYADMFVQHAAFFKNFSLFKYGFNLEEHDPADTEIYYTKKGEDSRVSIMRRLDLAYATHGAPLTYQITNKDNLADKLVYVRAVDTSTLEPLAGSGATSNKVLVNLVNFEETEQTVSVKVTMPKKTVYEGERFGSGDTYEEAHSYITGRNASPVLEFTEKLAPGEAVQYILEPSSEVADLAPQGFKAAPVKGMSMHLSWLEAPGASYEVLRADGPGEQLKVIASGLKTTEYTDSRLQEGTLYTYAVRVTGSAVKSAETQITATGLVPLERSGWKVTSNVNTEASNPVSAIDGDRRTRWDTGKHQASGEYFQIDLGSAHTVEAIDLDYTLSSYDYPRGYTVQVSDDGQSWSRVAAGKGELERTKIIFSPVKTRYIRIQQTGAGGNYWSIQELQVYSRE
- a CDS encoding potassium/proton antiporter translates to MTHLADQIILLLAALLLTGVLSTKFSTRFGMPALVLFIAAGMVLSHFVYFNNASLTQLAGIFALVVILFEGGMQTSMKDIRPVMKPALSLATAGVLLTTAVTGVFARLVLGVPWAESFLFGAIVGSTDAAAVFSVLGGKNIDKRLTSTLEAESGSNDPMAVFLTVSLLEWIQHPGMAIWGLVLSFFWEMGMGLVLGIVIGKLGVYLINRINLNSTGLYPVLAIGFAVLAYGTAALLHSSGLLAVYVLGLVLGNSELMYHRTIMNFNHGFAWMMQIAMFILLGLLVFPQELAGIAWQGLLLSVILMVAARPAGVLLSLIFARFSFREKILISWAGLRGAVPIVLATYPLLAGLPQGRLFFNVVFFVVLTSAVIQGTTISPLASRLKLVSQEEPQPSLMELVALGRTGSEFNHIGIERNMPVAGMQIAQIGLPEDILFTAIIRNKSIVTPHGSTVIEPGDTVYVLSPKNKREEMKAIFRNGKGKAAEPEITPL
- a CDS encoding DNA starvation/stationary phase protection protein; this translates as MSTQVKRQTELHAALNRQTANWTLLGVKLHHYHWYVSGAQFFALHEKFEELYNEAAGYVDELAERLLAIGGQPASTMTQYLALSELKEATGGESAKEMVAQLIKDFAAVAEELKQAISSAEELSDQPTADLLIGIRTSVEKTAWMLNAYLA
- a CDS encoding AIM24 family protein → MNVDVQDEGDSGSGQAVAFTVAENEEVHVLHPQQIIAYQGPSSGRADRLMDVKGMYRKRKLIRSDITGPCRFVAALPPGYRVKTLQLDGKSDLLYDFRHLFFYSKGITMQTKVLNMKNMLITRDIVKVKFSGHGSIGILTEGTVCEAELHPFEPLYVDAGSIIAYPENAKLELTVYGNHLASQHMSYHWKMTGHGPVLFQAGRQSRRFERDNNEDGIVKRFLREALPFGGVFIK